The following nucleotide sequence is from Pedobacter sp. PACM 27299.
AATGAAAGGTTTATTCTGCTGATGAGCAACATCGAAAAATGCCTCTCCAACCAAGTGTACAATTCGTTTGGTACGTTCAGCCAGATGGCTGTCGTAAGACAGACTGCTTTCCGCATTTAACCACACCAACGTTCCGTCAGGCAGTAGAATCTTTTTACGGACCCCTTTTCCACAGGACACCTGCGTATCAAATTCTTTGGTATTGTTTTTTAAGTAAAAGAAGGAAGCCATGGAGATGATAAAAATCCCGCATGCCACGCCAAGAAGGCGTGTATATTTCTGAAACCAGGAATTTAGTTTAGTTGGTATATCCTCGACAGCTGTTTGATTGATGCGTTCGACAGTAGCGTCGACGTTGGCCGAAGCGCTGTTCAGCGGCACTATTTTCGGCGTATTAAATGCCAGTTCTTCTCTGAATTTGAGTTCATGCGCCTGATAAAAAGCATTTAGCTCTTCTTCGCTCATGTCCTCAGCCAGCTGTTCTTGAGTCCAGATTTCAGAAACCACTTCGTCAAAATAAAGCGCATCGGGAAAGGAAGTCAGGAGTTCTTTCAACTCTTCCAATTCACGCGGCGTAGCCTCATTGGCCTTTTTACGGGCCAACAGTTCTATGATTCTGTTATTATCCATAAGGATGGTTCGTTCTGAAGTTTATATTGGTTGTAGGTATAGGACAATATTTTTCAGAAAACTCCCTAGTCGATCAGCAAAAAAAAATAAAATAAATTAAAAAGGGCTCCCTTACGTAATTACAGCAGGATTAAATACATAGTCACAACAGGTTGACTTCCATGTGTAAAACCAGGGCCAGCTTTTTTAAGGCGGTCACCAAATGTGCATCTACAGTTTTTACCGAAATATTTAAGAGGCTAGCTGTTTCTTTATAACTGAGACCATCCTCTTTGATCAGTTTAAAAACCATTTTACACTTATCTGGCAGGGATTGCGTGGCTTGTTCCAATCTTTTCTTTAGTTCCCCATTGATGAGCAGTTGTTCCGGATTCAGGGAATCCAGTGCGACTTCTATTTCGATATCATCAATAGAAACCAGCTCATGACGGGAGTGCTTATTCAGTACGTTTAAAGAAAGGTTACGTGCAATGACGAGTGCATATACCTTCACATTCTCCAACTCTGGCAAGTTTTTTATATTTTTCCAGAGGGTAATCATGACGTCACTAGCTACTTCTTCCGATAGTTCTTTAGATTTCAACAAACAATAGCTGAAACGGTATAAAACAGGAAACAAATATTTAAAAAATTGCTTGTAAGCACTTTCGCTATCATACAAAGCAATGTGACTAATCAGGTTATTTAAGTCGGATGAATGCTTGGACATTGTGGTTCGGTTTGATTATTTCAAATGTAACAATTTAACAATACCATCCAAATCTTTCTATATTTACATAGAATAGAACTTTCTGAGTTTAAAACTGTTACTACTGGCGATCTATAGTGTTATTTGTACATTAACAACCCTATTACTAGATGTATAAACAAGCGATTTTATTTTATAAAACAAGCTGGCCAGGATTGATACTGGTGATCATTTTCTGTTTATGCTTATTATTTGGCTTCTTCAAAGCTGCGGCTCCAAATCTTTTTTATGAAAAACAAAGTGGAACAATTGACACCGCGAAGATTGGCATGGGATATTATCAAAATAACCACACGCTTTATTTAAAATTAAAGGAAATGCCGGCTGCTTTAAAACAAGACTATCCGATTTGGTGGTATGCACCGCACCCTAAAGCCAGCGACTTAAAATCCGGGACACTGCTCAGTTTTTACCGGAAGAAAGGAACAGACCGATTTTATGGAATAAGTACAGTTCAAAGGACGATTCAGCCCGCTTGGTTTGATATTTTAACCCGTTATTTCAATACCAGAACAACCTTGTTTCTGATGCTCGGTTCGCTGGTACTGGTATCCGTATATCATTTCCAGGAGCTGATTAAAAACCGGTATTTATGGTTTCCCTATGCGCTGGGCATCTTCGTACTTTTGATTTTCTGGGGTTATTTAAATGTGATCATTTTCTTGATTGTGGCTGCTATCGTATTGAAATACATCCTAAAAAAAAGAAAAGACAAATTGAGTACTGAGCCGCTGCCTTTGTAAGATTTCAGGAGTCTACTCTGCCTCCCCTCTTCATTCCAAATAATTACGTATAGCTACTTATTCCTATTGTAACAAGCACCTGAAAATCAAGTCAAAGTAAGCACATTCTTCAGAAAATTGCTTGTATATGTTACACTTTGAAAAGTTTAAGAAGTTTTACCAGGGGCGGCAAATCATTAGCGTTCCAAATCTGACCTTATCTCCAGGAATTTACTGGCTGAAAGGCAGCAATGGATCTGGAAAAAGTACACTTCTAAAAGCCGTTGCCGGCCTGCTCTCTTTTGAAGGAGAAATCATCCTTGATCCCCAAATTGCTTTAAAAAAACAAAGTATTGCTTACCGAAGACTGGTTAATTTTGCAGAGGCTGAACCGATATTTCCCGCATTTTTAACTGGAAAAGAAATGATTCAATTGTTTAGCACTGCCAAGGGAGGTGTTTTCGGACAAACCGAATACTATCTGGAAAGTATGCAGATGCAGCATTATATGGATCAGCAAATCGGCACTTATTCCAGTGGGATGCTGAAGAAGCTTTCCCTGGTTCTGGCTTTTATTGGCAAACCAGCACTGATTTTATTGGACGAACCGCTGATTACAATGGATGCGGAATCTTTGGCGGTACTTTATCGATGGATTTTAGAGAAAAATCAGCAGGAAGCCACCAGTTTTCTACTGGCCTCCCATCAGGAACTCGAACATCCTGAATTGTCCAAGGCATCTGTATTGCAAGTCATGGAAGGTCTAATAAAATTTTAATTATGGCCAATCCTTTAACTCAGGTACTAATTAAAACATTTTCAAGGGGGTTTTTCCGCTTAAATTCAGGCTTGCTGCTTTTTTTATTTGTAGCAGTTTTCAGCTATTGTTTTTTTATTCTCACTGCTGGCACGATTACTCCAGAAAAAGCATTGGTTTTCAACCTTATTTTCATGATTAGCTTTGCAAGCTCCCCCCTGATGATGCTCCTGGTTTTCCTGGTCTGGCTGATCTATACCATCAAAAGCTGGCAATATGTAGCCGCACAATTATTAACAGATCAGCATCGTTTTCTATTTTACAGCAGCACAGCAATGTCTAAAATCAGGCAGTTTAAAAGCTGGTTTCTGGTGCAGCTGTATATCTCCATCCCTTTGCTGGTATATGGGGCTTTCAGCATAGTGGTAGGCATAATTTATGGACATTACCTGATCCCTGCTGGGATTGTATGCTACTTGCTGCTATTGAACCTCATCAGTGCAAGTTTATACCTCCAAATCATCAACCGCTTAAACAGAAATGAAGAAAAGATATTCTGGACTAAGCTGCTGGGAGGCTGGCGGAAACCATTTTCTTTTTTGTTCTTTTATGAGCTGCTGCATCGAAAAAAGATGGCTTTACTGCTTACAAAAATTCTCAGCTGGGGCATCCTCACCGGCGTCTTCCTTATTTTTTCAGACCTCAAAAACGACTCTAGGATTGCTGCTATTGCCGTACTTGGCGTTGCTTTGGCACATGCATTTCTATGTTATCAGGGCCAGCGTTTTGAAATGATCAACTTAACTTTCACTAAGAATTTCCCTTACTCCAGAACTCAGATTTTTCTTCAAATGCTTTCTTTTTATGCGATACTACTGATCCCCGAAGGCATTTGGTGTTTTCTGAAATTTGAGTTGATAACTGCTATAGGGCTTTACCTGATGATGCTCAGTTTTATCTTATTATTCCGGGCTTTACTCTATCGCTTAGGCCCTCAGATGAACCGCTATCTGCCCTGGATATTCGGCTTATTTTTTATCTTTTTCTGGTGCATCATGTTTCAATGGATCTGGGTATTGATCCCTGTTCCGCTCTCAATGGCTTACCTGATTTTCTATCACAACTATTATCGGTAATGTCCATATCATAGAAAATCAACTCATGATGACCACACAACTAATTGATTTGGAAGTATTTTGCATTTAATGTAATTTTGTATCCTGCTGAACGGGAAATAAACACAAGCAATACTTACATGAGGACGAGGAAAGAGAAAATGCCTGTATTGATACAGGTGATGTATGGTACTGTAATTGCATTGAGCTTTTTCAGACTGGCTTCGGAAATTCCTACCGATTTAAGGCTGGTCAATTCCACGGCTGAATTCATCCATTTTCTTCAGGGTCCAGCTTTTTTTAGATTTTTATTTTTGGTGCTCACACTCTTTCTGCTTCTGCAAGAATGGGTAATGCAAGAACAAGTGAGACAATCGAGAATGCAGAGTCCATGGCAATACTTCCCTCAACTTCTGGCTTTATTCTGTGTTTCACAATTATTTATTGCCTTGGAAGGGCTGCACCTGAAATATTGGTATGCTGCAGCACTCGGTTATACCCTCTGCAATGTCGCCTACTTTTCTTTGTGCAACAGAGAAAAAAACCGGGCTATTAACGCCGTTCATTATGTCAGGTATTTATTACAGATTTTCCTGCTGGAAATATTTTTCTTTGTTATTCCAAATGATTTCTTCTGGCCATTTTATCTCATTGCTGTATTGCTGACGGCTTACTTGCTGCTCTTCTTCGCATGGCTGAGTAAAGTGCTTATCCTATACTTTCAATTACAGGAAAAAAAGGATTCACAAGCCGTACCAGAGCATTATCCTGTTTAGGGTTATTCTTTAAATGATTTGATTTAAAATCAGCACCCCAAACAAACCAATTACTGCCACCAATGTTTCCATCACCGACCAGGAGCGAACTGTTTCTTTAATACTCAGGTTAAAGTACTCCTTAAACATCCAGAATCCCGGGTCATTGACATGGGAAAACATCAAACTTCCTGCACCAATAGAAAGCACCATCAGTTCTGGATTTACATTAGAATTGACCATTAGTGGTGCTATAATCCCTGCTGCTGTTAATCCTGCTACTGTTGCAGAGCCCAGACATACCCGAATGACTGCTGCGATCAGCCAACCTAAAAACAAAGGTTCTATCGACCATCCTGCCAATACGTTTCCAATTTCTACACTCACTCCGCTATCTGAAAGGATCTGCTTTAATGCTCCAGAGCCTGCAATAATCAATAAAATCATGGCAATATCTTTAACTGCTTCTCCATAAATCGACATCACCTGTTTCATGCTTTTCCCCATTTTTATACCCAGTGTAAAAGTCGTTACACAGAGGGTAAGCAGCATTACAATCGAAGGTTCTGCTAAGAATCCGGCGAAGCTGGTTACCGTGCTATCATCTTTAAACAGCAAGACACCTACCGTAGTCAGGGCCATTACAATGACCGGTAATAAAGCAGAAATGAAACTGTTCCGGGCTGTCGGCAGCTGATCTTCCGGTAAATCATCAGATTGAAAAGTTTTCAAAGGAACTGCCACAATCCCCTTTAATGTCCTGGCGTACAATGGCCCTGCAATGACAATGGCGGGAATGGCCAGTAAAATCCCATAAAGCATCGTCATGCCCATATTGGCATGAAACTGCAGCACCAATGCGGCTGGAGAAGGGTGAGGCGGTAAAAAACCATGGGTAACCGATAATGCGGCTAGCATAGGCAGGCCCAGATATACTGCAGGTAATTTATACTTGTACACCACTGAAAATATTAAGGGCACCATCAGTACAAAACCTACATTATAGAACAAAGGAATTCCGATAATAAAGCCAGTAGTCATCAAACCCCATTGAATATATTTACGCCCAAAGATCTTCATCATCACCGAAGCAATTTTCTGTGCTGCGCCACTTGCAGCCACCAGCTTACCCAGCATCGCACCAAATACGATCACCATAATGAGCGAGCCAAGAATGTCTCCTACTCCTTTTTGCAAGGACTTCGTGATTCCGGACAAGGGAATCCCCAGTAAGACCCCAGCAAGAATGGAGACTAATAAAAATGCGATGAAAGCATTTACTTTGCCCCAGGTGGTCAGTAAAACGAGTAATAGTATAGCGCCTACAACGATAAATAAGGTCATGGATTATGGGATTTATTGGATTATAATTTCATCTGCCATCAGCCAGGCCTTTTCTCCTTCTCCATAAGATCCTTTCGGAATAGTTCCTACATTTTCTCCGACCACCCGTACATATCGTACTTGCTGAGCAGGAAAACGGGCCTGAACTTTATTGATCCCATCTTTTTCAAAATTCTCTCTAGTATATATTTCTTTAAAATTTGTTCCGTCTGCTGACACCAGAAAGCGAAGTCGTGTTGGTGCCCACATCCGCTGCCAATGGTAATTTAAAATATTGATTCCAATATTGGATACCGGTGTCAGTTTACCTAGGTCTACCACCGCATCCAGGTCTTTCCCGCTAAAGCCTAACCATTGACCGTCATTGAACCTATGGTGTCCTTCCATGCCATTCAACAGCAGGTTTGCCGGAAAAGCATATTTTCCTGCTGGCGGATTTACCAAGGTAATTTTCTTTTGCGAACCCAGGTGATGCTGGAACTGCTGGTTAAACACCCTTCCTGTCGGCTTTTTCCCCACAAATAACTGCGCATTCAATACCATCGAACGGTTTAATAAAATTGGCTGCTGGTACAGTTTGCTGCTGGCTACTGGTTTTGAACCATCAGTAGTGTACCTAATTAATGCCTTAGGTAAAGTAGTTTTTAGCGCAAGCGTTCCAACCTGTCCCACTTCATTTTTTGATTCTGCAGTAAGCTCATCAAAATAAGGGAAATAGTTCACATTTTTCTTTTTGAGCAAAGCTTCCTGCTGACGTAATTTGTTTAAAAACCAAGGATAGTTTTTCCGGCCTCTTTCCGACCAGGCGATTTCCGATACGGCCAATGCACGTGGAAAAACCATATACTCCAAGTGTTTTTCGTCACTCATATATTCCGTCCATACCGCTGCCTGAATTCCTTTAATGTAACCTGCTTCTTCCGGACTTAGCGCATCAGGAACAGGCTCATAAGCGTAAACCTTTGATAATGGAGTATAATTCCCTGCTGCTATTGGTTCATTCTTATTTAAACTCTGGTAATAGTCCAGGTACAATAGATTTTCAGGCGTCATAATGACTTCATAACCGGCTTTTGCCGCAGCAATACCACTTTGTTCTCCTCTCCAGTTCATGATTGTGGTACTTTTAGAAATGCCACCTTCCAGTACCTCATCCCAGCCAATGGCTTTTTTATTTTTACCTGCCAGATAACGCTCTATGCGCTTCATAAAATAACCCTGCAGTTCATGTTCATCTTTAAGACCTTCATCTTTGATGCGCTTTTGACATTTCGGACAATGCTCCCATTTTAATTTAGGGCATTCATCACCGCCAATATGGATATAGGCATAGGGAAACAGGCTGATCACTTCATCCAAAACGTCTTCCATGAAAGTGTAAACCTGTTCATTACCGGCGCAAAAGACATCATCAAATACACCCCAAAACTGTGCAGTCTGATAAGGTCCACCGGTACATCCCAATTCTGGATAAGCTGTCAGTGCTGCCAGTGCATGCCCTGGCATTTCGATCTCCGGCAATACGTTCACATATTTAGAACCTGCATAAGCCACCACTTCTTTGACCTGTTCCTGCGTATAATATCCACCATATTTCTTCCCATCAAAAGTATGTGGACTTTCTTTTTTATGGCCGATAATCGTTCCTGATCGCCATGCGGCAATAGATTGCAGTTTAGGATATTTCTTTATTTCTATACGCCAGCCTTGATCTTCTGTCAGGTGCCAATGAAAAACATTGAATTTATAAAGGGAAAGAAGATCAATAAACCTTTTCAAGAAATCAACGCTGTATAAATGCCTGCCTACATCCAGGTGCATTCCTCTATAATTAAAACGGGGGTAATCCTTAATTATTCCCTGAGGCAATGACAATATGTTATTTTCAGAACGAGATAATAATTGCATCAGCGATTGAATGCCATAAAATACACCTGCAGGATCATGTCCAACAATGGCGATCTTATTGTCCTGAATGGCCAACTGGTAACCACTTTGCTCTTTTACCTTTACCGAATCCAGTTCAAGTATCAGCTGCTGACTTGAAGTTCTACCTTTCCCAAAACCGATGGTAGCCGCTATCGTATTTTCGGGCTGTGGCTTTAAAGGGAGCCCATAACCAGTATAGGAACGGATCGCTTCATTGAGCAGGGCTGCATCCGCGGCTAAAGATTCAGGGTAATAAATAGCGGTTTCCGGATGAATAAATGTCTTCAGGCCTGTACTTTTTGCATAAACTGGTTCGGGAATCACCCGAAATAAGGAATCCTGAGCATATAATGCCCTACCTGAAAATAGTAATGCCACCATCAGAATCAGCTTAAAGCTGAGCTTTAAATATCGACCTTTGTTCTTCCGTTTGTTTCCGAAAATCATACCTGTACATTTGGTTTGCATATTTTTTGCAACAAAACACGCGTTTCAAACATAAGAATTAAATAATTAAGTTTCTGCTCCTCAATTAATTTATTCAGAAGAAGTTCCTTGACTTGCAGATTAATGATGTAAATACTATATTAGGCTTATAATCGGTATAAAAATGAGACGACTACTGCCACTGTTCCCCATGGTTTTATGGGCATTCCTTGCTCCTGCTCAAGCGAAAAAAGACGCATCAGATGCAAAAAACATTGCAATTAATTGGCAAATAATAGAGAATAGCCATGCTGGCGCAGGTCAATTCCTATCTGTATTGAATGTTCAAAACAACAGTGAAATTCCTTTAATGAACAAAAACTGGAAGTTATATTTCAATTTTGCGAGAAGAATCCTAACCAAAACAGTGACTGGGGAAGTAGACATTGTACATGTCAATGGAGACTTGTACTATATTCGTCCAACTGATAAATTCGTCCCTATTAGTAATGGAGCTTCCGTAAATATTGAGTTTGCCTCCAGCGATTGGGCAGTAAATTTCACTGATGCTCCGGAAGGCTTTTACCTGATTTATGATCATGATCCAAAAAAACCTATTCCTATAAAAAATGTGAAGGCTATTCCTTCTACCAGTCCGGCACAATTTGCCAGAAATAAACAGGATCGTGTGCCTGCGATCACTCCTGAACTCATCTACGAAGAGAACAAAATCATTACGAACCTACCAGATAAGGACCTTCAAAAGGTATTCCCTACTCCAGTAACCTATGAAAAAAAGAGCGGCAGTTTTATCCTGGATCAAAGTGTCAAAATAACAGCAGATCCATCATTTAGCGATGAAAGAAATTTCCTAAACGAAAAGATAGGGCTGCTATTGACCTCTGGAAAAGTAGTCAGTGGTAAAACAATCCATGGTAAAGCTGCAGTTAAAGGGCTTGCGGATAAAAAGATTCTATTAAAACTGGATAAATCAATTGCAAAAGAAGGTTATATCTTAAACATCAATCAAAATAGCCTGGCGATCAGCGCTGCTGATCCAACAGGAATATTCTATGGCATTCAATCTTTACTCAGCAGCTTTCCACCGCAGAAAAGAGGCGTAAAAGTAGCCAGCATTACCATTCAAAATGCGCTGGTTCAAGATCAGCCACGTTTCCCATTCCGGGGATTGATGATCGATGTGGCGAGAAACTTCCAGACTAAAGAAGAAATCATCAAACTTTTAGACCTGATGGGCATGTATAAACTGAACGTTTTACACTTCCATTTAAATGACGATGAAGGCTGGAGGCTCGAGATTCAAGGCTTGCCTGAGCTGACCGAAATCGGCTCAAGAAGGGGACATCCTATAGACAGTAATGCAAATTACCTGATTCCATCATTTGGTTCTGGGCCATTTATGAACAATCCACATGGTACTGGCCATTACAGTATTGCTGATTTCATTGCCATTTTAAAACACGCCAATGCCAGACACATCCGCGTGATTCCAGAAATCGAAGCTCCAGGACACGCTAGAGCAGCGGTCCGCTCCATGGAGATCCGTTACCACAGATTAATGAAATCAGGTAAGCCAGAAGCCGCAGCGGAATATCTGTTACAAGACCTTAACGACCCTTCTACCTACCGTTCGGTACAAAATTGGAACGACAATGTGATTGATCCTGCACTTCCTTCCGCCTATAATTTTATGGAAAAGGTAACTGATGAGATCATGGCTATGTACAAAGCAGCAAATGCGCCGCTGGAAACTATACATTTTGGTGGCGATGAAGTTCCTGATGGTGCATGGGAAGCTTCTCCAACTAGTTTAGCCTTTGTAAAAGCAAATCCGGAATTAAAAGATGTAAACGGTTTATGGGCATATTTTTACACCCGCCTAAATGAGATGCTGAAGAAAAAGAAGCTGTATTTATCCGGCTGGGAAGAAGTAGGCATGCAGCCTGTAGTTGCCAGTGGAAAGAAATCTTATGTGATCAATCCAGGACTAGCCGATAAAAATATCCATTTAAATGTATGGAACAACATCATTGGCTGGGGAGCAGAAGACCTTGCTTATCGCTTGGCAAATGTGGGCTATAAAGTCATATTGGGTGGTGTGAGTAATTTCTATTTCGATATGGCTTATCAAAAATCATTCGATGAACCTGGTTATTACTGGGGCGAATATGCCGATATCGACAAGGCTTTTAATTTCATTCCCTTCAATTCTTTCCTAAATTCCAACAAAGACAAATTCGGCAATACCTTAAAAGAAGGTTTTTACGATTCAAAAGAACGTTTAACTGCTAAAGGAAAGGCGAACATCGTTGGTTTACAAGGATTATTATGGAGTGAGACAATCAAAGGATCGAAAGATCTGGAATATATGATCATGCCCAAATTGCTGGGATTAGCAGAAAGAGCCTGGGCTACCGATCCGGAATGGGCAAATGAACCGGATTCTATCAAAAGAAAACAATTGTACAACCGTGCCTGGTCGCAATTTGTAAATGTAGTTGGCAAAAGAGAGCTGCCAAGAATTGATGCAGCGTTTGAATCGATGAATTACAGGCTCCCTACAGCTGGCGCAGCGGTTAAAGATGGCCTGGTACATTTGAACATTCAGTTCCCTGGTTTAACCATCAGATATACAACAGACAATTCAGAACCGACTATAAACAGCACGGTTTATACCAAACCAATTCCGGCAAAAGGCTCCATCAGATTCCGTACGTTTGATAGTAAGGGAAGGGGTGGAAAAACAAGTTCGATACATCCAGAA
It contains:
- a CDS encoding FecR family protein, which produces MDNNRIIELLARKKANEATPRELEELKELLTSFPDALYFDEVVSEIWTQEQLAEDMSEEELNAFYQAHELKFREELAFNTPKIVPLNSASANVDATVERINQTAVEDIPTKLNSWFQKYTRLLGVACGIFIISMASFFYLKNNTKEFDTQVSCGKGVRKKILLPDGTLVWLNAESSLSYDSHLAERTKRIVHLVGEAFFDVAHQQNKPFIVHTQELSVKVLGTAFNVKAYEKDKGTEATLLRGSIELSMNDKPAEKIILKPSEKFATGTQKKYNVNQQGNQEQAATLDLMVEHIVPLRIAGSEYIEETSWKDNVLVFQNESLEDLKPRLERWFNVHIELGQTIPSDYRFTGVLKNENIKEALTAMQLIKPFHFKLKADDVIIY
- a CDS encoding RNA polymerase sigma-70 factor, with the translated sequence MSKHSSDLNNLISHIALYDSESAYKQFFKYLFPVLYRFSYCLLKSKELSEEVASDVMITLWKNIKNLPELENVKVYALVIARNLSLNVLNKHSRHELVSIDDIEIEVALDSLNPEQLLINGELKKRLEQATQSLPDKCKMVFKLIKEDGLSYKETASLLNISVKTVDAHLVTALKKLALVLHMEVNLL
- a CDS encoding ABC transporter ATP-binding protein, with protein sequence MLHFEKFKKFYQGRQIISVPNLTLSPGIYWLKGSNGSGKSTLLKAVAGLLSFEGEIILDPQIALKKQSIAYRRLVNFAEAEPIFPAFLTGKEMIQLFSTAKGGVFGQTEYYLESMQMQHYMDQQIGTYSSGMLKKLSLVLAFIGKPALILLDEPLITMDAESLAVLYRWILEKNQQEATSFLLASHQELEHPELSKASVLQVMEGLIKF
- a CDS encoding gluconate:H+ symporter translates to MTLFIVVGAILLLVLLTTWGKVNAFIAFLLVSILAGVLLGIPLSGITKSLQKGVGDILGSLIMVIVFGAMLGKLVAASGAAQKIASVMMKIFGRKYIQWGLMTTGFIIGIPLFYNVGFVLMVPLIFSVVYKYKLPAVYLGLPMLAALSVTHGFLPPHPSPAALVLQFHANMGMTMLYGILLAIPAIVIAGPLYARTLKGIVAVPLKTFQSDDLPEDQLPTARNSFISALLPVIVMALTTVGVLLFKDDSTVTSFAGFLAEPSIVMLLTLCVTTFTLGIKMGKSMKQVMSIYGEAVKDIAMILLIIAGSGALKQILSDSGVSVEIGNVLAGWSIEPLFLGWLIAAVIRVCLGSATVAGLTAAGIIAPLMVNSNVNPELMVLSIGAGSLMFSHVNDPGFWMFKEYFNLSIKETVRSWSVMETLVAVIGLFGVLILNQII
- a CDS encoding glycoside hydrolase family 20 protein, with translation MIFGNKRKNKGRYLKLSFKLILMVALLFSGRALYAQDSLFRVIPEPVYAKSTGLKTFIHPETAIYYPESLAADAALLNEAIRSYTGYGLPLKPQPENTIAATIGFGKGRTSSQQLILELDSVKVKEQSGYQLAIQDNKIAIVGHDPAGVFYGIQSLMQLLSRSENNILSLPQGIIKDYPRFNYRGMHLDVGRHLYSVDFLKRFIDLLSLYKFNVFHWHLTEDQGWRIEIKKYPKLQSIAAWRSGTIIGHKKESPHTFDGKKYGGYYTQEQVKEVVAYAGSKYVNVLPEIEMPGHALAALTAYPELGCTGGPYQTAQFWGVFDDVFCAGNEQVYTFMEDVLDEVISLFPYAYIHIGGDECPKLKWEHCPKCQKRIKDEGLKDEHELQGYFMKRIERYLAGKNKKAIGWDEVLEGGISKSTTIMNWRGEQSGIAAAKAGYEVIMTPENLLYLDYYQSLNKNEPIAAGNYTPLSKVYAYEPVPDALSPEEAGYIKGIQAAVWTEYMSDEKHLEYMVFPRALAVSEIAWSERGRKNYPWFLNKLRQQEALLKKKNVNYFPYFDELTAESKNEVGQVGTLALKTTLPKALIRYTTDGSKPVASSKLYQQPILLNRSMVLNAQLFVGKKPTGRVFNQQFQHHLGSQKKITLVNPPAGKYAFPANLLLNGMEGHHRFNDGQWLGFSGKDLDAVVDLGKLTPVSNIGINILNYHWQRMWAPTRLRFLVSADGTNFKEIYTRENFEKDGINKVQARFPAQQVRYVRVVGENVGTIPKGSYGEGEKAWLMADEIIIQ
- a CDS encoding family 20 glycosylhydrolase, whose protein sequence is MRRLLPLFPMVLWAFLAPAQAKKDASDAKNIAINWQIIENSHAGAGQFLSVLNVQNNSEIPLMNKNWKLYFNFARRILTKTVTGEVDIVHVNGDLYYIRPTDKFVPISNGASVNIEFASSDWAVNFTDAPEGFYLIYDHDPKKPIPIKNVKAIPSTSPAQFARNKQDRVPAITPELIYEENKIITNLPDKDLQKVFPTPVTYEKKSGSFILDQSVKITADPSFSDERNFLNEKIGLLLTSGKVVSGKTIHGKAAVKGLADKKILLKLDKSIAKEGYILNINQNSLAISAADPTGIFYGIQSLLSSFPPQKRGVKVASITIQNALVQDQPRFPFRGLMIDVARNFQTKEEIIKLLDLMGMYKLNVLHFHLNDDEGWRLEIQGLPELTEIGSRRGHPIDSNANYLIPSFGSGPFMNNPHGTGHYSIADFIAILKHANARHIRVIPEIEAPGHARAAVRSMEIRYHRLMKSGKPEAAAEYLLQDLNDPSTYRSVQNWNDNVIDPALPSAYNFMEKVTDEIMAMYKAANAPLETIHFGGDEVPDGAWEASPTSLAFVKANPELKDVNGLWAYFYTRLNEMLKKKKLYLSGWEEVGMQPVVASGKKSYVINPGLADKNIHLNVWNNIIGWGAEDLAYRLANVGYKVILGGVSNFYFDMAYQKSFDEPGYYWGEYADIDKAFNFIPFNSFLNSNKDKFGNTLKEGFYDSKERLTAKGKANIVGLQGLLWSETIKGSKDLEYMIMPKLLGLAERAWATDPEWANEPDSIKRKQLYNRAWSQFVNVVGKRELPRIDAAFESMNYRLPTAGAAVKDGLVHLNIQFPGLTIRYTTDNSEPTINSTVYTKPIPAKGSIRFRTFDSKGRGGKTSSIHPEENWTASPKQLP